From a region of the Streptomyces venezuelae genome:
- the nagB gene encoding glucosamine-6-phosphate deaminase: MEVVIVPDAKAGGELIAEAMAALVRRKPDALLGVATGSTPLPVYAALAAKASAGQVDVSRARICQLDEYVGLPAGHPESYRAVVLREVVEPLGLSEASFMGPDGSAEDVVGACEAYDRALAEAGGVDLQLLGIGTDGHIGFNEPCSSLASRTRIKTLTEQTRVDNARFFDDDLEQVPHHVITQGIGTILDARHLVLLATGEGKAEAVAQTVEGPLSALVPASALQLHRHATVIVDEAAASKLKLADYFRHTYANKPSWQGL; the protein is encoded by the coding sequence GTGGAAGTTGTCATCGTCCCGGACGCCAAGGCAGGCGGCGAGCTCATCGCGGAGGCCATGGCCGCCCTGGTGCGGCGCAAGCCCGACGCCCTGCTCGGCGTGGCGACCGGCTCTACCCCGCTGCCCGTCTATGCGGCCCTCGCCGCCAAGGCCAGCGCCGGGCAGGTCGACGTCTCCCGGGCCCGGATCTGCCAGCTCGACGAGTACGTCGGCCTGCCGGCCGGGCACCCCGAGTCCTACCGCGCGGTCGTGCTCCGCGAGGTCGTCGAGCCGCTGGGTCTGTCCGAGGCCTCCTTCATGGGCCCCGACGGTTCGGCCGAGGACGTCGTCGGCGCGTGCGAGGCCTACGACCGTGCCCTGGCCGAGGCCGGCGGCGTCGACCTCCAGCTGCTGGGCATCGGCACGGACGGCCACATCGGCTTCAACGAGCCCTGTTCCTCACTCGCTTCCCGCACCCGCATCAAGACGCTGACGGAGCAGACCCGCGTGGACAACGCGCGCTTCTTCGACGACGACCTGGAGCAGGTGCCGCACCACGTCATCACCCAGGGCATCGGCACCATCCTCGACGCCCGCCACCTGGTCCTCCTGGCCACCGGCGAGGGCAAGGCCGAGGCCGTCGCGCAGACCGTCGAGGGCCCGCTGTCCGCGCTGGTCCCGGCCTCCGCGCTGCAGCTGCACCGGCACGCCACCGTGATCGTGGACGAGGCCGCCGCCTCGAAGCTGAAGCTGGCCGACTACTTCCGCCACACCTACGCCAACAAGCCTTCCTGGCAGGGGCTGTAG
- a CDS encoding SDR family oxidoreductase, whose product MGVLKGKTALVTGGSRGIGRAVAERLARDGALVAVHYGRDAAAAKETVAAIGASGGRAFAVGAELGVPGDAQALWAAYAAHPDHTEGVDILVNNAGAAAFAGIGDTDEETYDRVHALNAKAPFFVIKHGLERLRDGGRIVNVTGTPDIALPAILATVMAKGAANALTRSLAAELAPRGITVNSVGPGITETDLNADLLADEATRAHLAARSVFHRVGTAQEVADVVAFLASPDSRWVTGQHLDATGGLQLALI is encoded by the coding sequence CGTGGCGGAGCGGCTGGCACGGGACGGGGCGCTCGTGGCGGTGCACTACGGACGCGACGCGGCGGCGGCGAAGGAGACGGTCGCGGCGATCGGCGCGTCGGGCGGACGGGCCTTCGCCGTCGGGGCCGAGCTCGGCGTCCCCGGTGACGCGCAGGCCCTCTGGGCCGCGTACGCGGCCCATCCCGACCACACCGAGGGCGTGGACATCCTGGTCAACAACGCCGGGGCGGCGGCCTTCGCGGGGATCGGGGACACGGACGAGGAGACCTACGACCGGGTGCACGCGCTCAACGCCAAGGCGCCGTTCTTCGTGATCAAGCACGGGCTGGAGCGGCTGCGCGACGGGGGCCGGATCGTGAACGTGACTGGTACCCCCGACATCGCCCTGCCGGCCATCCTGGCCACGGTCATGGCCAAGGGCGCCGCGAACGCGCTGACCCGGTCACTGGCCGCGGAGCTGGCGCCGCGCGGGATCACCGTGAACTCGGTCGGCCCCGGCATCACCGAGACCGACCTCAACGCGGACCTCCTCGCGGACGAGGCGACCCGGGCCCACCTGGCCGCCCGTTCCGTCTTCCACCGGGTGGGCACGGCCCAGGAGGTCGCCGACGTGGTGGCCTTCCTGGCCTCGCCGGACTCCCGCTGGGTGACGGGACAGCACCTGGACGCGACGGGCGGCCTGCAGCTGGCGCTGATCTAG
- a CDS encoding leishmanolysin-related zinc metalloendopeptidase, with product MGRHTTYAFETYRAVADAGRAEVLAATTSPFQIEVRFVGGLTSGQRDVFAQAAERWARVIVGDLETAIVRDFTGDVVIDDLLIDAEGVAIDGVFGTLGEAGPIRFRRDTAVTGARLPATGIMRFDKADLGQMEDDGSLLDVITHEMGHVLGIGTVWSIFGLLKDFPGPNPTFVGPGAMKEFGDLIGAGQPTPVPVANVGGAGSAGGHWRERVFGTELMSPNIGGPGNPMSRLTVASLGDLGYQVDLDAAEPYALPDPLVIAMGGPGESAAPRGVMLPTVPSSIPADRP from the coding sequence ATGGGCAGGCACACCACCTATGCCTTCGAGACCTACAGAGCTGTCGCGGATGCCGGTCGCGCCGAGGTCCTCGCCGCGACCACCTCCCCCTTCCAGATCGAGGTCCGGTTCGTCGGAGGGCTGACCAGCGGCCAGCGGGACGTCTTCGCCCAGGCCGCCGAACGCTGGGCCCGGGTCATCGTCGGTGACCTGGAGACCGCGATCGTCCGTGACTTCACGGGCGACGTCGTCATCGACGACCTCTTGATCGACGCCGAAGGCGTGGCGATCGACGGTGTCTTCGGCACGCTCGGGGAGGCGGGGCCGATCCGCTTCCGGCGGGATACCGCGGTCACCGGAGCGCGCCTGCCCGCCACGGGCATCATGCGGTTCGACAAGGCCGACCTCGGCCAGATGGAGGACGACGGCTCGCTGCTCGACGTCATCACGCACGAGATGGGCCATGTGCTGGGGATCGGGACCGTCTGGAGCATCTTCGGCCTGCTGAAGGACTTCCCCGGACCCAACCCCACGTTCGTCGGCCCCGGCGCCATGAAGGAGTTCGGCGACCTCATCGGAGCCGGGCAGCCCACTCCCGTGCCGGTCGCCAACGTCGGCGGTGCGGGAAGCGCCGGCGGCCACTGGCGGGAACGGGTCTTCGGCACCGAGCTGATGTCGCCGAACATCGGGGGCCCCGGCAATCCGATGAGCAGGCTGACCGTGGCGAGCCTCGGGGACCTCGGCTACCAGGTCGACCTCGATGCCGCGGAGCCCTACGCGCTTCCCGACCCGCTCGTCATCGCCATGGGCGGCCCCGGCGAGTCCGCGGCCCCGAGGGGCGTCATGCTCCCGACCGTCCCCAGCAGCATCCCCGCCGACCGGCCCTGA